The genomic stretch GCGGGTGAACACAATAGATATAGTAATAATTATGTTAAAATGTGCAGGCATACAAATGTCTTTCTGATAATGCAAGGAGAAGTTCCTTCAACTTAGAGAGGTGGAGGAACCGGTGTACCAAATGCAACCGGACATCGCACCCTACTGGTTCACCCTCTCATCAAACCACGCCATTTGCTAGGCACGAGACTGGCTCCCGTAAAACCCCAACATCCCGTGAAGTACCGAATGATTTCAGTGTTCTTAGAGAGAAACTAAAAGAGGAAGCCAGAGTAATAGAGAACTGTATGAGGTTTAATCGAGCATCAAAAGACGAGTACCCGGTTTTTGATCCATCAAATTATGCAAACGTAGGCTATCCTCATAGAAGACCTCCGCAGTTTATCAACAAGAAAGCTGCTAATTCCTGGAGCATGCAAAAAGAGAATGTGGATTTGAATTATGATCGAAGAAATAGGTGCGAGAAGCCGATTTTTGAGCTCAGAACAAACTCCAGGAACCTGAATATCAACTCTACTACATGTGTTGGTTCTTAGTATTAGTCCATTCTAGACTTCATTATTAACACGAATTATTAATACGATTTTGAACTATTCTTTGTTAAAGTTGAAGCATGTTGCAAATCCTGATCTTAAATTGCTTCAGTTAAaatttacacaaattctcattgagaCGAGCACTATCCATACAAGCTGAAAacggatagtgcccctctcacaatatgcaagtggcaCTATCCATGGCCGGTAGACCTGCCAAATCGGGTCAACGGGTTGGGTTTgctcgggtcatttcgggtttatgGGTCTGTTTCAGGTTTGTTGATCGGGTTGTTTCGAGCCAAGCagatcgggtcatttcgggtcgggttaatACGGGTCTATGAGCgctcgggtcatttcgggtcgggttacTTCGGTtttcgggtgtcattcgggtgcAGTAGTTCAGGTCAATTTCGGATCTCAGGTCAACCTTTTCGGGTCGGTTCAATCAGGTCaggttgattttgccaggtctatcCATGGGGTGCTCCATTTTCCTCCCACTAGCCttattgtgagagggacactatccatCTTCAGCTTGTAACGAATAGTATCCGTCATTACcatccgtcacaagcaagataCTTTGTAAAATTTAAGTGCATATACCCTCCATACTGAAACATCAGACAACATAAACGTTCCTCGAGCTATAAGGATAATTTTAATGCTAATAGAATTTAAACACATGCCATATCACAATTCAATTCAAGAATGAAAATGAACATGTAAACCAGATTATAAATTAACTGATGTAGTTCGAATAATTCATTACAACCAAAACTGAAAGCTAAAATGTCTTCAACAttcaactgaaaaaaaaaaaaacattcaaggGACAAAATTAGTACTCACTCTATTTCAAAAAAGAAGCCTCATTTGATGTATTAATGAGAAAAATTGCCGAATGAGTCTTTCCGATTGAAATAGAGGGAGTAGTAAACATCATACACATTTCTTCACAGTGCTTTCTTCTCAAGTCCAGCCTCAGACTTTTTGTCTACAGGTTTTGCGACCGGGATTTTTAGAAGACCAGAATCTATTAGAGGCTGCAACTCTTTCTTTGTTAGCTCACGGATCTTTGAGTCTGATGATTCGATAAACGCTGCAACTACCTTTGAACTGCGTTTCCACCAAAATGTTATATCAGAATGAATTCTTGTGCTGAAATAAATTTAAGGGGAAAAAGGCGCTAACAATTACCTGTGACCTTGGGCCCAAATCTTGCATTTCCCTTTCAGGGCTTTGCTCCATAGAACTGAAGCAAAGGTTGAGCAGTCCAAGATGAGTTTCCGGATAGTTCTGCTCGAGTGAAAGTTTTCAAGAATGTGCTCTGATTCATCTGACTTGGACTCGGATGCAAGACTTGCTATTTTCTCATACAAGCTTGTCAACTTGTCGTCCAATGTTGGGTGAAGAATTCCATCGGCGCCCCCAGTGGCAACCTGAGATAAGTGGCAAAAGACAACTTTTTAGTCTGATCAAGTTANNNNNNNNNNNNNNNNNNNNNNNNNNNNNNNNNNNNNNNNNNNNNNNNNNNNNNNNNNNNNNNNNNNNNNNNNNNNNNNNNNNNNNNNNNNNNNNNNNTAGTGCGTTTTGGTGTTATTCAGGATAGCACCTGTGATATGTGTCTGGTTCAGCCTGAAGATCAGTCTCATCTGTTATACCAGTGCAGTTTCAGTAGACAATGTTGGCCATTGCTTGATGCCTGGTTGGGTATTGATCTGCCTGGCAATGGGATTATAGAATGGTGTAGCTCATGGAGATGTAGATCCTTAATGAAAAAGAGGATTGTCAATGCTGCCATTTTGGCCATGGTTTATCATTTGTGGATGGTACGCAATGTGTGCAGGGTGGATTGTCTTCTCCTGTTTCCTGCAGCTGTTATCAAGACTGTGCAAAATATAGTGCAGAGCAGAGGTCAAAAGTGGAAATGGACTTCTAAGTATCAATGTATGAGTTGGTCCCCTTGGATGTATAACTTTATTTTTGGTAGTTTGTAGTAGGGGTGCTATGATATGCTTCTATTGGTGAATGTACGAcactattttaattattaatataattttcacatttcaccaaaaaaaaaaagagaaagaccAAAATATAATCACGCACAAAATTATGCTTTATATAAGTGATCAAATTATCTAGAAATAATAATGCTTCATTGTATAACACATGACGAAAAGatgtttttagcatgttagagcatctccaatgatAAGCTAATTGCTACTAGTTTACCTTTGCCACATTAATTTTTCAAGCTACAACAATTTCAAGCTACAATTTGCTCCAATGGTTAAACTAATTTACTAGTAACTTGATTAGACCCACTTAACACACTTCTCTATTTatttattcaatttccaaatttctaacataaaattaaaactttattATTATGACCattatttttctattggttacatTCTTCTTGTGGGTCCATTTAAGCTACTAGCTCCATGAAACAACTAGCTCAATTTAAGCTAGTCCATATGGAGTActccaatggttaagcaagtagtttaaaatcttttttatttgcaagcaaATCCTTTTGGGTAACCATTGTAGATGCTCTAACTAGAAATATCGAGTGTGCGCTCCTCCTCAACGAATCAAGTCATTGTAACTTCGTTCATTTAGCTAGGAAGTGGAAAcctgttgggtttgtgccttgattctgttagtCGCCGCTTTGAACGACTATGCTGGGGTCTTTGTATATGTTATTAGGCTAGGTTTGTTTTAGGCTTTTATTAGGTCTTTCTGTATTAggtcttagagagtattatataaactctctaagcctctACCTAGCAGTCATGCTTATCATACCGTTTGAATCTGTAATTTGAAAACTCTTCACATATCAATAGAACTCTCTCCCTTCCGTCCTGTGGACGTAACTAACAtgccgttagtgaaccacgtaaatctgtgcgtttgtttcttattgttctttatttgttctttcttgcttctATTATAACAAAACCCTTTTTGTAAATAAGCGTGTAGCATTTTTTCATTTTTGAACATGTCTTTCAAAGATACATGTGAAAGACATGACAATGGAATGTCTTAGATATTGTTGGGGTTTTTGGTACAAATAACATATAATGCAAAGACACGATATTTTGTTATGGGATTAACCCACAACCCAACCTTGTATTATTATTCTTCAAACACTAACAATAATACAATCTCAATCTTCCAACACTTAGCTACTCGCTAAGATTTCAATATATGCTTAACTCGGGATATTAAGCATCTACTCTTACTATTCCAACATGACTTATGACCCTTATTTATATAAGTTCCTAAGTCCTAACTTATCTAGTAACAATAAAGAGCTATTACATCCTTCAAAGCTAACTCCTAATATTTACTACTAAAAACATCTAACATACAAAGTGTAAATACTAGTAACATAAAACATAACTTTGACATAAAGACTCTAATGTTGTTACTAACATATCAATAATGTTGGGGTTACATTCCCAACAGATATAATTCATGGCAAATTGTAGTCAAGAATaaattttctcatttttcattgaCATATAATTGGCAAACCTTTTTATTCAATGGCTGAAACATAAAGAAAACCGAATATCTAATTTCTCATTTTTTTGTTAAACTCGATGGTTATTTAATAGGACATAATATAATTTTAATGGTAATTTTGAAACCTAACCAGCTTGTCATTTACAAACTCCTTGTTTTTCGTAGTATCGTGTCAATTCATAACCTGTTTTTAGTAAATAATATTAGTGAATAAATTTGTCTGGCTATTATTCGCGGAAATAAAATAGAGCCACATAATTTGAGTTTATGAAAACCTCCATACACAAATAGTCTTTTTATTTCCATTCTCCCTTGTTAGGGAGCTATTTTTTTCAAATACTTTtgtaaaacataaaaaaaaatcatatatcacattcatttatttattttctcgaaattccTTCTGCGATTTATTATCGTGTTATTGATTGCTAACACTTTTACCAAGGGAACAATACTCTTTTGAGATGGAGCCACCAAGAATCATTTATAGGAGGCAAAATGTTAGGATGGCAGAGATAGCAGGGGGAATGACAGGGAATTGTGCCATGGTATGGTGTTGTATTCCTTACACAGTTGTTAACATGCTAAGCTTAATTGTATATAAGGTCCCAACTAAGTTATGTCAAAAAGCGATAAAACGATATCATAAGTCAAGATTAGTGAAGATGCCTGCTAAAAAGACGGTGACATGGTCTACCAATGGATTTGAGTCGGATATTGTAGAGCTACGACCAAATCGAATCACGGTTGTGCCAGAGGGAATGGACGTGAAATTAGTTGTTGTCGGTGAAAATGAGATGGACGCTGAGCTTAGGGAACTCGAGAAAGAGATGTTTAAGAGGTTTTATGATAATGGTTTTTGGAGAGGCTCTTCACAACGAAATATAATGTGATTTGTGTTGTTAATTTTGTGATAACGTTTTTGTTGTGAAATTAAAATCAGAGAGTTTATATTTTGTGCAAATTGTTGCTTACTGTTTGGTTTGCCTTCATTCGACAAATTTTTAACTAATGATTGTTTATAATCTATTAATAGCTTACAAAAATCAcattaagagaaaaaaaaaccctTAGAGGTTGATTataattttaatatacatttttttcaaaaaaaaattaggaTACATAGCACCTTTACATAATATTTTCATTCATATAAAACTCCCCAGTCTCTCCTAAGACCTCTTATTCAAACCAACATCTCACAAATAGCTCCCTCGTTCTCCTTAGTCCTTACGACAACATTTGCTCGTCTTTCTTTATCCTCGTACAAGGATTTATTACGCCTTAACCAAATTAATCGTCTGACACTTCATCACGAACTCCTACCACTCCCTTACACCCATTGCCCTCTCAGCCTCTTtcacccactccctcacccgctCAAAACCGTTTTCAGATGATACCTTGAACCCCGATACCCCCTAAACACCCTCACCCACACACAACTTTGAATTACAAGGAGACAAGTCTCCATGGGTAAGTTCCAGCGAGGACATTCTTATCCCATCGAACTAACACGGGCAACAAGGGTCTTATTTATCGCGATCGCCTCATTACataattgcaaaaaaaaaaggaTATCACACGAGTCCCTCGTAATGTGTGAAACCCTTTTAGCACATTTTTCTATGCTTCGTGCGTAGTCTTTTAGTCGATTGTTTAGAACAATGTGCATAAATCGAGTTGTAGCTTATTTATCGTTTTGAGTCCGATTTGTGACGAGATGCCTGAGTTGTACTCCCttttactgtaacaccccggtttatgaaggagcctttagcaagacattccctaataaaccggactgttaccatctcggtttcccgaggtagtgaataacaaattaaactccaaggcaaaattacataattactttaacttaattattacaaaacctcttttacgtcaaattacaagaactaacataataaaagtgaaagtcttctagatgatgatctagctactaagtcttctgatccagtgtctcacgcccatcaagctcccgttctatctcttaaacctgtcaagtctgctcgccaatatttgggtcatcacaggtgttcacgaatacacagggtcaaccacgaggttgagtaaggaaaacaatgaaacaacaaaaaaaaaaatatgatatgcatgctcctccgtcacctccatctccatctcaactcatatctcataaacagtctcataactcataaccggGAACGccatgaccataccgatcccggtagactatatatatatcgaccgtagccgatcgccaCTCGCATTTGAGGacacagggcaagtctgcagaaacCTGGGCCTTaccacaacatcatcatcaccgcaccacatcaccacaacatcctccatctccaatgcatatgaatgctcaaaagaaattaatgcaacacaatatatatatatatcattgaactgataaatcataaaatcatgccggttacccgatgttgtgatatcatactcaatacgatcaattaagtcaatcaccttcccgtatatgaatcataacgtaaatcaacaaccatgaatcaagtcaacacaattcaacaacaacgatgataagtcaagtgtatttccctaccttttcgcaatccaagcacacaagcaatcaattatgatccttcacatatccgtcacctacataacataattatgtataattaccatctactcaatcaaataatcatgcacataacctagactcatcataacttaataggaatatcaacttaaagaacaaacacgatttttcctaattttccagcacatgacagactcggaataaaatacataactaattccataaaaatcaaattgatacaaggccaattggattggaaccccatgagtcttagctacaaattatatctaacgtgtttttctcaaattccaaacttatcaagagttttcagactgatttccaaaaactgacagaaaccgtcgcataaaaagtattgattcataaaacgagtttgacaaattatttctaagtaaaaccaacgtctaactcatctaaactctttaaattaaatatatgaaaaagacccagcaccaattcaatatctaaattatgttttagaagtaatcttttagcctctactgattcgcggactttttagatagacgttcacaaataatttcttcaggaaaacccacacggtgaaatgctaccaattttcacaggcataaactaggcttggaataaacatgagtctcttctttaactttttgcatcccacgactttaagacaggtaaaacactcaaataacacagaccaacgaatctgtaaattgctgtaactattccattcatttatctcatacaatttataatcaaaaacccccaaaccaattctagggttacgaaaattatcccaatactactataattatgctaataattgaataaagaggtaataggatagtctacttacgaaataggatgagaataggctgggAAATCGCGtcgcaatgcctcacgcggctcccttcacacacggctccctcttctctcttttctctcttttctcatggttaaaaatgaatatggtgatagggagattagggtttggttagatgggttatacatataggataggtgctattaagacgatacgggcctagcctagttagattaattaaaacccgagtcacataattacccgagtcacaaatacactacacgacccagctggtaactcggcctaatataatatcatattaaaatacggGTATTAcggtctaccctccttaaaaagaaacttcgtcccgaagtttaccctctctaccaaccaacgcaaaacgaattatgaaacgatatacaaaagtatgtaaggcacccaccaaattgaatattaaacgcagtattacattccaccctccttaaaataaacttcgtccccgaagtttaaccataacagaaacacatcatgtaacactccaacataacccacacaacgcataaccaatatagtcaaactgagaaatcacacatgaaagtataaagattttacaatcctaccctccttaaacatggttacgtccccgtaaccttcattattataacaaaagttctcaaactattgctaacaactgaaagaggataaaagattcacaactcacgctcaagttaactaatccctcatcaagacaatcaatatacaagctctctcaaggaagctacgattCTATCTCTGACaaagacatcgccacggatcggagcaaaagccacgttgaataacttaagacatttcaatattaatctaaacactcttcatatcaatcaatacatgcaataacattcacaggatctgcttgtcaatctaatttatacattactactcgggttacaaagatgaagatgcttaggtgctcacatatggttcatgtcaaatagcatattttccaagaaatattggtcgaatgacgaatgacgaatgcacattgattggcaaattttacaagcttattggtcgagtcagtcaagcgagtaaagagcgatattggaaagttaacatacaatactatcatacataaaatttcattcttggtgttaaatatatttaaactgcacccaacaccatgacataaaagattaaatgtattttaactacaccaattttacaaatattcattacatatcatgctaatatcaacataccatgttaacacacaactcacttaaatcaccacattacatttcccgttttgacattcgtaactaaccacaacccaccaattcactacatgaacgaacaacatgactaaattaacccactatttgtgactccgttctagcttcattccccagactagcaaatatcatgaaaccatacaaccggaTAATCGGCCGGAAATCTCAttcaatttatactcacacgacaaaatttaacttcattttcaaaacttttactttcatcttttggacggtgaataactttcttaacataaatcttataacagagccgtccatagaattcatttaactcaaaatcagataaacttaactcaattccttcaaacaatacaagcttatgtgtcgactcatatttcgtaatttacaggttcatcttattaatttcagtcctatctttactaatgaacgactattacctcaacatcaggattttagtcgcacttctttactcagttatattcacggctaacacgactacaacatttaatcggagaccccttttagatagt from Silene latifolia isolate original U9 population chromosome 5, ASM4854445v1, whole genome shotgun sequence encodes the following:
- the LOC141656023 gene encoding uncharacterized protein LOC141656023; this translates as MFRVKHQESYTNYNYDINKSQLAIDTFNIYHNSLHSSSSCIHLNRIQSPSVDWYLILRVEEDASIGTIRKQYHKLALLLHPDKNKHPKAEFSFKLISQAYKCLSDNARRSSFNLERWRNRCTKCNRTSHPTGSPSHQTTPFARHETGSRKTPTSREVPNDFSVLREKLKEEARVIENCMRFNRASKDEYPVFDPSNYANVGYPHRRPPQFINKKAANSWSMQKENVDLNYDRRNRCEKPIFELRTNSRNLNINSTTCVGS